The following proteins come from a genomic window of Oncorhynchus kisutch isolate 150728-3 unplaced genomic scaffold, Okis_V2 Okis06b-Okis10b_hom, whole genome shotgun sequence:
- the LOC109881692 gene encoding cytochrome P450 2K1 isoform X1, protein MYTLSVQLSKKYGSIFTVHFGPKKVVVLAGYKTVKQALVNQAEDFGDRDITPVFYDFNQGHGILFANGDSWKEMRRFALTNLRDFGMGKKGSEEKILEEIPYLIEVLEKHKGMADRAKESVHLTGSASIQMYNMFPWLGLWINNLTRLKKNIADMKMEVTELVRGLKETLNPHMCRGFVDSFLVRKQTLEESGNMDSFYHDDNLVFSVGNLFAAGTDTTGTTLRWGLLLMAKYPHIQDQVQEEISRVIGSRQPLVEDRKNLPYTDAVIHETQRLANIVPMSIPHTTSRDVTFQGYFIKKGTSVIPLLTSVLQDDSEWETPHTFNPSHFLDEQGGFVKRDAFMAFSAGRRVCLGEGLARMELFLFFTSLLQRFHFSPPPGVTEDDLDLTPLLGFTLNPSPHQLCAVSRV, encoded by the exons ATGTATACTTTATCTGTCCAGCTCTCCAAGAAATATGGTTCCATCTTCACGGTTCACTTTGGACCCAAGAAAGTGGTTGTTCTGGCAGGATACAAGACGGTCAAGCAGGCGCTGGTCAACCAGGCAGAGGACTTTGGGGACAGggacatcactcctgtgttctatgATTTCAACCAAGGACATG GGATTCTGTTTGCCAATGGAGACTCATGGAAAGAGATGAGGCGCTTTGCCCTGACAAACCTTAGAGACTTTGGGATGGGCAAGAAAGGGAGTGAGGAGAAAATCTTAGAGGAAATCCCCTACCTGATTGAAGTGTTGGAAAAACATAAGG GCATGGCGGACAGGGCCAAGGAGAGTGTTCACCTTACAGGTTCTGCATCAATTCAG ATGTACAACATGTTTCCCTGGTTGGGTCTGTGGATAAACAACCTGACACGTCTGAAAAAGAATATTGCTGATATGAAGATGGAGGTGACAGAGCTGGTGAGGGGCCTGAAGGAGACTCTGAACCCTCATATGTGTAGAGGCTTTGTGGACTCGTTCCTCGTCCGAAAGCAGACCCTGGAG GAATCTGGCAATATGGATTCTTTCTACCATGACGACAACCTGGTATTTAGTGTTGGTAACCTGTTTGCTGCTGGTACCGACACCACCGGGACAACCCTGCGCTGGGGTCTGCTGCTAATGGCCAAGTACCCCCATATACAGG ATCAGGTCCAGGAGGAGATCAGCAGGGTTATAGGAAGTCGTCAGCCCTTGGTAGAGGACAGGAAGAACCTTCCCTACACTGATGCAGTGATCCATGAGACCCAGAGACTGGCCAATATTGTACCCATGTCCATCCCTCACACCACCAGCCGAGATGTCACCTTCCAGGGATATTTCATCAAAAAG GGGACATCTGTGATTCCTCTACTGACGTCGGTCCTACAGGATGATAGCGAATGGGAGACCCCCCACACCTTTAACCCCTCACATTTTCTGGATGAGCAGGGAGGATTTGTCAAGAGGGACGCCTTCATGGCCTTCTCTGCAG GTCGTAGGGTGTGTCTGGGGGAGGGTCTGGCCAGGATGGAGCTCTTCCtcttcttcacctccctcctgCAGCGCTTtcatttctctcctcctcctggagTAACAGAGGATGATCTGGACCTCACACCTTTACTGGGGTTCACCCTCAACCCTTCACCTCACCAGCTCTGTGCTGTGAGCCGGGTCTGA
- the LOC109881692 gene encoding cytochrome P450 2K1 isoform X2 encodes MSLIEGLLQTSSTVTLLGTVLFLLVLYLRSSGSSSEEQGKEPPGPRPLPLLGNMLQLDLKKPYCTLCELSKKYGSIFTVHFGPKKVVVLAGYKTVKQALVNQAEDFGDRDITPVFYDFNQGHGILFANGDSWKEMRRFALTNLRDFGMGKKGSEEKILEEIPYLIEVLEKHKGKAFDTTQPVLYAVSNIISAIVYGSRFEYTDPLFTGMADRAKESVHLTGSASIQMYNMFPWLGLWINNLTRLKKNIADMKMEVTELVRGLKETLNPHMCRGFVDSFLVRKQTLEESGNMDSFYHDDNLVFSVGNLFAAGTDTTGTTLRWGLLLMAKYPHIQDQVQEEISRVIGSRQPLVEDRKNLPYTDAVIHETQRLANIVPMSIPHTTSRDVTFQGYFIKKGTSVIPLLTSVLQDDSEWETPHTFNPSHFLDEQGGFVKRDAFMAFSAGRRVCLGEGLARMELFLFFTSLLQRFHFSPPPGVTEDDLDLTPLLGFTLNPSPHQLCAVSRV; translated from the exons ATGTCTCTTATAGAAGGTCTTCTACAGACCTCAAGCACGGTGACACTGCTGGGTACTGTGCTGTTTCTACTGGTCCTCTACCTCCGCTCCTCTGGTTCCAGCTCTGAGGAACAGGGGAAGGAGCCTCCAGGACCGAGGCCGCTGCCCCTGCTTGGTAACATGCTCCAGCTGGACCTCAAGAAGCCCTACTGCACTCTCTGCGAG CTCTCCAAGAAATATGGTTCCATCTTCACGGTTCACTTTGGACCCAAGAAAGTGGTTGTTCTGGCAGGATACAAGACGGTCAAGCAGGCGCTGGTCAACCAGGCAGAGGACTTTGGGGACAGggacatcactcctgtgttctatgATTTCAACCAAGGACATG GGATTCTGTTTGCCAATGGAGACTCATGGAAAGAGATGAGGCGCTTTGCCCTGACAAACCTTAGAGACTTTGGGATGGGCAAGAAAGGGAGTGAGGAGAAAATCTTAGAGGAAATCCCCTACCTGATTGAAGTGTTGGAAAAACATAAGG GTAAGGCATTTGACACCACTCAGCCTGTGCTTTATGCCGTCTCCAACATAATCTCGGCCATTGTCTACGGCAGCAGGTTTGAATACACTGACCCCCTATTCACAGGCATGGCGGACAGGGCCAAGGAGAGTGTTCACCTTACAGGTTCTGCATCAATTCAG ATGTACAACATGTTTCCCTGGTTGGGTCTGTGGATAAACAACCTGACACGTCTGAAAAAGAATATTGCTGATATGAAGATGGAGGTGACAGAGCTGGTGAGGGGCCTGAAGGAGACTCTGAACCCTCATATGTGTAGAGGCTTTGTGGACTCGTTCCTCGTCCGAAAGCAGACCCTGGAG GAATCTGGCAATATGGATTCTTTCTACCATGACGACAACCTGGTATTTAGTGTTGGTAACCTGTTTGCTGCTGGTACCGACACCACCGGGACAACCCTGCGCTGGGGTCTGCTGCTAATGGCCAAGTACCCCCATATACAGG ATCAGGTCCAGGAGGAGATCAGCAGGGTTATAGGAAGTCGTCAGCCCTTGGTAGAGGACAGGAAGAACCTTCCCTACACTGATGCAGTGATCCATGAGACCCAGAGACTGGCCAATATTGTACCCATGTCCATCCCTCACACCACCAGCCGAGATGTCACCTTCCAGGGATATTTCATCAAAAAG GGGACATCTGTGATTCCTCTACTGACGTCGGTCCTACAGGATGATAGCGAATGGGAGACCCCCCACACCTTTAACCCCTCACATTTTCTGGATGAGCAGGGAGGATTTGTCAAGAGGGACGCCTTCATGGCCTTCTCTGCAG GTCGTAGGGTGTGTCTGGGGGAGGGTCTGGCCAGGATGGAGCTCTTCCtcttcttcacctccctcctgCAGCGCTTtcatttctctcctcctcctggagTAACAGAGGATGATCTGGACCTCACACCTTTACTGGGGTTCACCCTCAACCCTTCACCTCACCAGCTCTGTGCTGTGAGCCGGGTCTGA